In Mycoplasma mobile 163K, the genomic stretch AAGACATAAAATTAGAAGATGTAAGAATAGCAATTAGATTATTTAAAGAAAGACTTATTAACACATCTTTAATTAACTTAAGAGAAAAAGCTCTTGCTTTGAAACCTATTTTGTCTAAATACATTAAAAATTACGAGACAATTTTGCAATCCTTTATTGGAAATGTTTTTGAATTTGAAAACAAAAACCATGTTTATGGGAAATCAAATATAATAAAACAAGAAGGAATCGATCGATTACATTTAACTCAAATTTTAGATTTAATTGAAAATAATAGTATTTGAAATATGATAGAAAGCAAAGTAGAAGAAGATGAAACTTTAAAAATTGATGTTAGAAATAGCAACATAAGTTTGATTTCCAAAAAAATTTTTGTTAATAATACTACAAAAGAAATTTCAGTAATTGGTTCAAATAGAATGGATTATATAAGCGCTAAATCTGCTATAGCTCTTTTGGAAAGTTTCATAAAACCAAAATTTTCTAAAAAAAACAATTAATATTTATTTATAATTAAACTTATGAAAGAAAGACAAACAGATTTTTTTAATTTTGGAGACAAAATAACATTTGATTATACAGCAAAAGTTACTAAAGATAATTTAGAATGAAGTAAAAAAAATATTTTTCTCACTTTAGGAGAAAATACTTTTTTACCAAATTTTGATTTTCATTTTTTAACTATACCTTTTAGTGATAAGTTGATAATCAATTATAAATTTAGTGATTTTTATTTTGATAAAAAATTATCTGGTAAGGAAGTAGAATTTTCAATTCAAATTCAAAAAAGAGAAGCGAGTTCAGATAAAAATTTACAAAGTAAAAATCTAATTATTGATGCTATCAATGTTCAAAGAGATTTTTCAGAAAAAAATAAATCAAGTGATAATTTAGAAATTTTAAATAAACAAATTGAAGATAAAAATGATTTAATAATTAATTTAGAAAAAAAAGTTTTTGATTTAACTCTTGAGAACAAAAAAAACATTGATGATTTTAATGAAAAAGCAAAATCTTTTGCAAAAAAAGCACAAGAAGAATTGGATAAATATAAACTAGAATTAAAATCATTTTTGGAAAATGAATTTGAAGAGAAGAAAAAATTTTCATTTCAAAAATTATTTGAAAATATTATAAATCCTTTAAATAATTTTAGATTGGCAATTGATGCTGGTTCAAAACAGGAAAATTCTTCCATTAAGTCATATGTGCAAGGTTTTGAAATGCTTTTAAATCAAACAATAAATATTTTAGAATCTTATGGACTAATAATTATAAGACCAGAAATAGGAGACACCTTTAACCCTGAAGTTCACAATGCAGTTGAATTAAGAGAAGAAGGAACACCAAATAGAATTTTGAAAATTAACTCACTAGGCTATCAATTTCATGAAAGAGTTTTAAAACCAGCTTCAGTTATTGTTTCGAAATAAAAATTAGCACTTTTTTATATAGAGTGCTAATTTTTTGTTATAATGATCATATAAATTTTAAAAAGACAATCAATTTGTCAAATTGAAAGGATTAAAATGGCAAAAGAAAAAATTATAGGAATTGATTTAGGAACAACAAATTCAGTTGTTGCAATCTTAGAAGATAAAACTCCAAGAGTTTTAGAAAATCCTAATGGAAAAAGAACAACCCCATCAGTTGTTTCATTTAAAAATGATGACATTATTGTTGGAGAAGTGGCAAAAAGACAGTTAGAAACAAACATAAACACAATCGCATCAATTAAAAGAAAAATGGGTACAAGTGAAACTGTTAAGATAAATGACAAAGAATATAAACCTGAAGAGATTTCAGCAATGATTCTTTCTTATTTAAAAGACTATGCAGAGAAAAAAATCGGATCAAAAATTAAAAAAGCAGTTATAACTGTTCCTGCATATTTCAATAATGCGCAAAGAGAAGCAACTAAAACTGCCGGAAGAATTGCTGGACTTAGTGTTGAAAGAATTATTAATGAACCAACTGCTGCAGCTTTAGCTTTTGGACTAGATAAAACAGATAAAGAGCAAAAAATTCTTGTTTACGATTTAGGAGGGGGAACTTTTGACGTTTCTGTTCTTGAATTAGCTAATGGAACTTTTGAAGTTCTAAGTACAAGTGGAGACAATTTTTTAGGTGGGGATGATTGAGACAATGAAATTGTTAAATGATTAATCGGAAAAATTAAATTAGAACATAAATATGATGTTTCAAAAGATAAAATGGCAATGGCTAGATTAAAAGAAGAAGCAGAAAAAGCAAAAATTAATTTATCTACAACATCTACAACATCAATTAATTTACCCTTTTTAGCAGTAACAGATTCAGGACCTATTAATGTTGAAGTCGAATTAAAAAGAAGTGATTTTGAAAAAATGACTCAACATTTAGTTGAAAGAACAAGAAAGCCTGTTAGAGATGCTTTAAAAGAAGCAAAATTAAAATCAGAAGATTTACATGAAGTTTTACTTGTAGGGGGTTCAACAAGAATTCCTGCTGTTCAAGAAATGTTGCAACACGAGTTGAACAAAAAACCAAATCATAGTATTAATCCAGATGAAGTAGTAGCAATTGGTGCTGCTATTCAAGGGGCTGTTCTTTCTGGAGATATTAATGATGTTCTTTTATTAGACGTTACACCTTTAACTTTAGGAATCGAAACACAAGGTGGGATTGCTACTCCTTTAATTCAAAGAAATACAACTATTCCTACAACCAAATCTCAAATTTTTTCAACAGCAGCAGATAATCAATCTGAAGTTACAATTAATGTTGTTCAAGGTGAAAGACAAATGGCTGCAGATAATAAATCATTAGGTCAATTTAATTTAGGTGGAATTGAAAAAGCACCAAGAGGAACTCCTCAAATTGAAGTTAGTTTCTCAATTGATGTTAATGGTATTATTAAAGTTAGTGCAACTGATAAAAAAACAAACAAGATTCAAACAATTACAATTGAAAATTCAACATCTTTAACAGAAGAAGAAATCAAAAAAATGATCGATGATGCAGAAAAAAATAAAGAAGCAGATGCTAAGAAAAAAGAAAAAATTGATGTAACAGTAAGAGCTGAAACTTTAATTAACCAATTAGAAAAAACAATTAAAGATCAAGGTGATAAAATAGATCCGAAAGAAAAAGAGCAAACTGAAAAAGAAATTACAAACATTAAAGATTTAATTTTGCAAGATAAAATTGATGAACTTAAAATAAAATTAGATCAAATTGAAGAAGTGGCAAAAGCCTTTGCACAAAAAGCAGCTTCAAAAGAAACTTCTAAAAACGAACAAAATGAAGATGGTTCAATTGATGCTGAGATAAAAGAAGAAGATCCAAAAGCATAATAATCAAAATATTATTTTAAATAAAACAAGACTTATTAAGTCTTGTTTTATTTTTTGAAAAGTTTAAAAAAATTATATAATTACTTGTTATGAAAAAAAATATACAAATTTTACAAAAGAAAATCGGTTTTTGATCTGCTTTAGCTGTTCTTGTGGGTTCAGTAGTCGGAATAGGAATTTTCTTTAGAAATGGTTCTGTTGCAACAGCAGTTGAATATAATGGAGTAGGATGATTACTTGCTTGAATTTTAGGAGCGATTATTGCTTTGTTTACAGCAATTTCTTATAGTGAAATTGGCTCTATAATTTCAAAAAAAAGATTTTCAGGTCTTTCGTATTGGGCTACAAAATTTGGAGGAAGTAAATTTGGTTATTTTGTAAGGTTTAATTTTTCTTTTTTTAACTTGCCTATTATTATTGTAGTTTTAGGTTTTTTTATAAGTGAATTCTTTTTTTTATTTTTATCTTGATCAGGAGTACCGGGTATAAGTTTAACTTCTAATCCGAATGCTTTAACAACACCTATTTACATTCACGTTTTATTCGGTACTTTTTTATCTATTTTGTACATTGTAATTAATAAAATTTCTTTAAAAATTGTTGCAATTCATCAAAATATTGTTACAGTATTGAAATTTGCTCCAATTATTTTAGCAATAATTATAGGTTTAGTTTTTGCAAATAAAGCTGGAAATAGTTTTCCTACAAATCCTTCTGAAGCAGGAAATGCTTTCCAAAATTCTAATTTTAATTTTGGAAATGTCTTGAAATCTTTACCATCTGTTTTATTTGCTTTTGATGCTTTTTTAATTGTTGGATCTCTTTCGAATAAAGTAAAAGGAGGATCAAAAACAATTTCAAAAGTAGTTATAATTGGAATGATCTTTTCAGCGATTATTTATATTTTACTAACAATAGCTTCAATTTTACATAATGCAAAAAGCATAGGAGATTTAATTACTAGTGCTATTTCAAATGATGCTGCAAAAGCAATAAATATCTTTTTATTTTTGTTTATTTTTATTTCAGGAATTGGTGTAGTGAATGGAATAACTTCAGCCTATGTTACTGAAATGGAAAACGGTTCTTATTTGCAAACTTGATTTGGAGCTAAATTTTTAGTTAAAAAAATTGGAAATTATTGAACAGGAGTGGCATTTACGGCTATATCTTATGTTTTTTGATGATTAATTTTTGTAATACCTGCTTTGATAATGAATTCAGATGAATTATTTGATGCAGCAACTAATTTTGTAACAATATTTTTCTTTGGAATTTATGCAATAATAGTTCTACTTTATCTTTTAAAAAGAAAAGAATATGATTCGACTAAAAAAGTTAATAAATATTTATTTTACATTGCTTCATGAACTTCAATTATAGGAATTACAATTACTGTTTTCGCACAATATGTTGTAGGAATTCAAGATGCAATTGAACTTGGTTCTAATTCTGCAGGTTTAGGTGTTTTTGTTAAAACCAATTCCATTAAGAACATTGATTATATAATTATGAATTTTATTTTTTTATCTATTTTTTTTCTTCTACCAACAATAAATTTTTTCTTAATAAAATTTTTTGAAAAAAGAAATGCTTTTATAATACAAAAAGAAGAATTTGAAAATTCAGAAATTTTTATTGCAAATAATGAAGAAAATAATCAGCTAAAAAGTAAGAAAAAATTCTTTTTTATTAAAAATAAATAAGATTTTAAATTTAAACGAAAGGTATTTAAGAAATGATCAAAAAAATTGGGTTTTTTACAGCTTTAACTATCCTTGTTGGAACAATGGTAGGAATAGGAATATTTTTTAAAAATAATTCAATTTCTACTATTGTTAAGGGTAATGGAATTGCGTGATTAATTTCGTGAATTTTAGGAGCAATTATTGCAATTTTTACAGCGCTATCTTATGTTGAAATTAGCACTGCTAAACCTAAAGAAAAATCAGGAGGACTTTCTTATTGAGCATCAATTTTTTCTGGAAAAAAATTAGCTTATTTAACAAGATTTAACTTAGCATTTTTTTATTACCCAATTTTTGTCGTTGTCCTTGGTATTTTCGCAAGTCAAATTTTTTTCCAATTTTTAAATTTAATCGCACCAAACAGATTTGAAAATATTAGTGTTTGAATTCATGTTATTTTCGGAATTTCTATTTCCATGATTTATTTTATTTTAAATAAAATTTCAATTTGAATTGCTGGAATTCATCAAAATATTGTAACTATTTTAAAGTTTATTCCTCTTTTTGTCGCAATTATTGTTGGGTTGATATTTGCAAATACTAATAATATTGGTGGATCAAATGCATTTAATCAAGGTGCATTTGATTTTTCAAGAGCTTTATTTGCAATTCCTTCTGTTTTATTTACTTTAGATGCTTTTTTAATTGTAGCAACAATTACTCACAAAGTAAAAGGAGGAGAAAAAACTGTTACAAAAGTAGTTTTAATTGGAATGGTTTTTGTTTCAATAATTTATATTCTAGTAACAATTGCTTCAATTTTGCACAATTCAGGAACTGTAGAAAAACTTATTCAAAATTCTTTGGCCATTGGATTTAGTAATGGAATTGCAATTTTTGTCAATTTCTTTATTTTTATTTCTGCTTTAGGTGTAATAAATGGAATGTTTACAGGTTTTATTGGAGAAACTGAAAATTCAACATATTCTTTTACATGATTTGGGTCAAAAATTCTTACAAAAAAATTTGGACCAAAAAAAGCAATGTCATTTTTTTATTTATTTTCTTATTCATTTTGATCGTTAATAATTTTTATTCCAGCTATTACTTTAAATTCTGATTCAATAATTGAAACAATTAGTAATTTTCCAACATTATTTTTTTTCTTGGTTTATGGACTTGTAATTTTTTTCTATGCAATAAAAAGACACAAAACAACCGAAACAAAAAAAATAAATTCTGTTCTTTTTTACTTTATTAGTATTTTTTCAATGATAGGAATTGTAGTGGCGATTTTTTCACAATTTATTGTTTTAATAATCGATGCTTCAACTTTACCTAATATTGAAGGAGCTTTTGGGACTATTGGTATCAAGTTAACAAATTTACAATTAATGATCACAACTATCATTTTTATTATTTTATTTTTCTTATTACCTTACATTAATTTTTTACTAATTAAATACTTTG encodes the following:
- the hrcA gene encoding heat-inducible transcriptional repressor HrcA, producing the protein MKEKRDEILLKIIDLYIKSGQPVSSKQLISEYKLAVSSATIRNIMADLENEGFLEKTHTSSGRIPSISGYKFFAEHSKSKTNELLESKLKEIFSKRYLSIDVTLDEAAKAINEIIGLTLVTSSNVNTEVLKSIQLIELNNYSATIILVTSTGQVANKTIDLTNFQDIKLEDVRIAIRLFKERLINTSLINLREKALALKPILSKYIKNYETILQSFIGNVFEFENKNHVYGKSNIIKQEGIDRLHLTQILDLIENNSIWNMIESKVEEDETLKIDVRNSNISLISKKIFVNNTTKEISVIGSNRMDYISAKSAIALLESFIKPKFSKKNN
- the grpE gene encoding nucleotide exchange factor GrpE, whose translation is MKERQTDFFNFGDKITFDYTAKVTKDNLEWSKKNIFLTLGENTFLPNFDFHFLTIPFSDKLIINYKFSDFYFDKKLSGKEVEFSIQIQKREASSDKNLQSKNLIIDAINVQRDFSEKNKSSDNLEILNKQIEDKNDLIINLEKKVFDLTLENKKNIDDFNEKAKSFAKKAQEELDKYKLELKSFLENEFEEKKKFSFQKLFENIINPLNNFRLAIDAGSKQENSSIKSYVQGFEMLLNQTINILESYGLIIIRPEIGDTFNPEVHNAVELREEGTPNRILKINSLGYQFHERVLKPASVIVSK
- the dnaK gene encoding molecular chaperone DnaK, which codes for MAKEKIIGIDLGTTNSVVAILEDKTPRVLENPNGKRTTPSVVSFKNDDIIVGEVAKRQLETNINTIASIKRKMGTSETVKINDKEYKPEEISAMILSYLKDYAEKKIGSKIKKAVITVPAYFNNAQREATKTAGRIAGLSVERIINEPTAAALAFGLDKTDKEQKILVYDLGGGTFDVSVLELANGTFEVLSTSGDNFLGGDDWDNEIVKWLIGKIKLEHKYDVSKDKMAMARLKEEAEKAKINLSTTSTTSINLPFLAVTDSGPINVEVELKRSDFEKMTQHLVERTRKPVRDALKEAKLKSEDLHEVLLVGGSTRIPAVQEMLQHELNKKPNHSINPDEVVAIGAAIQGAVLSGDINDVLLLDVTPLTLGIETQGGIATPLIQRNTTIPTTKSQIFSTAADNQSEVTINVVQGERQMAADNKSLGQFNLGGIEKAPRGTPQIEVSFSIDVNGIIKVSATDKKTNKIQTITIENSTSLTEEEIKKMIDDAEKNKEADAKKKEKIDVTVRAETLINQLEKTIKDQGDKIDPKEKEQTEKEITNIKDLILQDKIDELKIKLDQIEEVAKAFAQKAASKETSKNEQNEDGSIDAEIKEEDPKA
- a CDS encoding APC family permease; this encodes MKKNIQILQKKIGFWSALAVLVGSVVGIGIFFRNGSVATAVEYNGVGWLLAWILGAIIALFTAISYSEIGSIISKKRFSGLSYWATKFGGSKFGYFVRFNFSFFNLPIIIVVLGFFISEFFFLFLSWSGVPGISLTSNPNALTTPIYIHVLFGTFLSILYIVINKISLKIVAIHQNIVTVLKFAPIILAIIIGLVFANKAGNSFPTNPSEAGNAFQNSNFNFGNVLKSLPSVLFAFDAFLIVGSLSNKVKGGSKTISKVVIIGMIFSAIIYILLTIASILHNAKSIGDLITSAISNDAAKAINIFLFLFIFISGIGVVNGITSAYVTEMENGSYLQTWFGAKFLVKKIGNYWTGVAFTAISYVFWWLIFVIPALIMNSDELFDAATNFVTIFFFGIYAIIVLLYLLKRKEYDSTKKVNKYLFYIASWTSIIGITITVFAQYVVGIQDAIELGSNSAGLGVFVKTNSIKNIDYIIMNFIFLSIFFLLPTINFFLIKFFEKRNAFIIQKEEFENSEIFIANNEENNQLKSKKKFFFIKNK
- a CDS encoding APC family permease — its product is MIKKIGFFTALTILVGTMVGIGIFFKNNSISTIVKGNGIAWLISWILGAIIAIFTALSYVEISTAKPKEKSGGLSYWASIFSGKKLAYLTRFNLAFFYYPIFVVVLGIFASQIFFQFLNLIAPNRFENISVWIHVIFGISISMIYFILNKISIWIAGIHQNIVTILKFIPLFVAIIVGLIFANTNNIGGSNAFNQGAFDFSRALFAIPSVLFTLDAFLIVATITHKVKGGEKTVTKVVLIGMVFVSIIYILVTIASILHNSGTVEKLIQNSLAIGFSNGIAIFVNFFIFISALGVINGMFTGFIGETENSTYSFTWFGSKILTKKFGPKKAMSFFYLFSYSFWSLIIFIPAITLNSDSIIETISNFPTLFFFLVYGLVIFFYAIKRHKTTETKKINSVLFYFISIFSMIGIVVAIFSQFIVLIIDASTLPNIEGAFGTIGIKLTNLQLMITTIIFIILFFLLPYINFLLIKYFEENLQKKSTIKTTKMDKSKKTLQENF